A section of the Prionailurus bengalensis isolate Pbe53 chromosome C2, Fcat_Pben_1.1_paternal_pri, whole genome shotgun sequence genome encodes:
- the GP5 gene encoding platelet glycoprotein V, with translation MLRSALLCAALGLLRAQPLPCPPACKCVFRDAAQCTGSSVARIAELGLPVNLTHILLFQMGRGTLQNHSFSGMTVLQRLMLSDSHISAIAPGTFDDLIKLKTLRLSRNKITHLPGALLDKTMLLEQLFLDRNELKDIDQNMFQKLVNLQELFLNQNQLAFLPARLFTNLGNLKVLDLSRNNLTQLSRGLFGAQAKLEKLVLHSNQLVSLDSGLLSSLRALVELQLDRNRIRSIAPGAFDRLRSLSSLTLSRNRLEFLPPALFLYLHNLTFLTLFENPLEELPEVLFGELAGLQELWLNCTRLRTLPAAAFRNLSRLRAFGATLSPRLSALPEDAFRGLGELQVLALHSNSLAALPGGLLRGLGGLRRVSLSHNRLRALPRALFRNLGSLEGVRLEHNLLETLPGDVFKDLPRLAEVLLGHNPWRCDCDLGPFLAWLRRHPGLVGRAEPPRCRGPGPRAGLPLWALPDDDPECRDARGPPPRSAAAPAAPGHTASVPDSSEPRAPAQLVADGSRQDHSLFWGLYFLLLAAQAVITGVIVFAMIKLGGLFRKLIRERASERASFCLSQLDNLAAN, from the coding sequence ATGCTGAGAAGCGCCCTGCTGTGCGCGGCGCTGGGGCTCCTGCGCGCCCAgcctctcccctgtccccccgCCTGCAAGTGTGTGTTCCGGGACGCCGCGCAGTGCACCGGGAGCAGCGTAGCGCGCATCGCCGAGCTCGGCCTGCCCGTCAACCTCACGCACATCCTGCTCTTCCAAATGGGCCGCGGCACCTTACAGAATCACAGCTTCAGTGGCATGACCGTCCTGCAGCGCCTGATGCTGTCGGACAGCCACATTTCCGCCATTGCCCCCGGCACCTTCGACGACCTGATAAAACTTAAAACCCTGAGGCTGTCGCGCAACAAGATCACTCATCTTCCAGGTGCGCTGTTGGATAAGACGATGCTCCTGGAACAGTTGTTTCTGGACCGCAACGAACTAAAGGACATTGACCAAAACATGTTTCAGAAACTGGTTAACCTGCAGGAGCTCTTTTTGAACCAAAATCAACTCGCTTTCCTTCCCGCTCGCCTCTTCACAAACCTGGGGAACTTGAAAGTGTTGGATTTATCGAGAAATAATTTGACCCAACTGTCCCGGGGATTGTTCGGCGCACAGGCTAAGCTGGAGAAACTCGTGCTGCACTCGAACCAGCTCGTCTCTCTGGATTCGGGGCTGTTGAGTAGCCTGCGTGCCCTGGTGGAGCTGCAGCTGGACAGAAACCGCATCCGCTCCATCGCACCGGGGGCCTTCGACCGGCTCCGGAGCCTGAGCTCCTTGACGCTTTCCAGAAACCGCCTGGAGTTCCTGCCCCCGGCCCTCTTCCTTTATTTGCACAATTTGACTTTCCTGACCCTGTTCGAGAACCCGCTGGAGGAGCTCCCGGAGGTGCTCTTCGGGGAGCTGGCCGGCCTGCAGGAGCTGTGGCTGAACTGCACGCGGCTGCGCACCCTGCCGGCAGCCGCCTTCCGCAACCTGAGCCGCCTGCGGGCGTTCGGGGCGACCCTGAGCCCGCGTCTGAGCGCGCTCCCCGAGGACGCCTTCCGGGGCCTGGGCGAGCTCCAGGTACTCGCCCTGCACTCCAACAGCCTGGCCGCGCTCCCCGGCGGCTTGCTGCGCGGCCTCGGCGGGCTGCGCCGCGTGTCGCTGAGCCACAACCGGCTGCGGGCCCTGCCCCGCGCGCTCTTCCGCAACCTCGGCAGCCTGGAGGGAGTCCGGCTCGAGCACAACCTGCTGGAGACCCTGCCCGGAGACGTGTTCAAGGATCTGCCCCGGCTGGCGGAGGTCCTGCTGGGGCACAATCCCTGGCGCTGCGACTGCGACCTGGGGCCCTTCCTGGCGTGGCTGCGGCGGCACCCAGGCCTCGTGGGCCGAGCCGAGCCCCCGCGGTGCCGCGGCCCCGGACCCCGCGCCGGCCTGCCGCTCTGGGCCCTGCCCGACGACGACCCCGAGTGCCGGGACGCCCGCGGCCCGCCTCCCCGCTCCGCCGCAGCCCCCGCGGCCCCGGGCCACACGGCCTCGGTGCCCGACAGCTCGGAACCCCGAGCCCCGGCGCAGCTCGTGGCCGACGGCAGTCGCCAAGACCACAGCCTGTTCTGGGGTCTTTACTTCCTGCTTTTGGCTGCTCAGGCCGTAATAACGGGGGTCATCGTGTTTGCTATGATTAAACTCGGCGGGCTCTTTCGAAAATTAatcagagagcgagcgagcgagcgagcgagcttTTGTTTGAGTCAATTGGACAACCTCGCCGCTAATTAA